In Arachis hypogaea cultivar Tifrunner chromosome 17, arahy.Tifrunner.gnm2.J5K5, whole genome shotgun sequence, a single window of DNA contains:
- the LOC112762790 gene encoding uncharacterized protein has protein sequence MAWAVELSQYDLQYEPRQAIKAQAMADFLVEVTGETPDVPNTRWKLHVDGASNQTFGGAGIILENSAGIAFKQSIKFEFPVSNNQAEYEALIGGLMLAKEIGASRLEVNSDSQVVISQVNGSYQARDALLQKYLKKVKELCKGFKEVTIQHVPRERNTQADLLFKLASTKPGTGNRSLIQGLATEPAIVMCATQAPNPPSWLDPISRYLEHAETPPNQKEAEFIKREAPKYMIIQGQLYKRGLHQPLLKCLRSDQTDYVLREVHEGCCGHHIGGRSLARKIIRAGYYWPTMMSDAQEFVKKCKKCQLPQSASRGTQSNVGPPTFRLVGSRPPGPISPGPGQVKYLIVAIDYFTKWVEAEPLASISATNCQKFMWKQVVTRFGIPEAVISDNGTQFTDKKTTPQSSTGETLFRLTYGVDAVIPVEIGEPSPRLLLGGGSEAVEKDLADETRQMAHLAEAAIKQRVALGYNGKVLKRNLEEGDLVLRRNNIGPSTPGEGKLAANWEGPYSIKEVLGKGSYKLERLNGNEVPTTWNMANLRRFYS, from the exons ATGGCATGGGCAGTAGAGCTATCCCAATACGACTTGCAGTATGAACCAAGGCAAGCAATCAAAGCCCAAGCCATGGCCGACTTCCTCGTAGAGGTCACAGGGGAAACACCCGACGTACCgaacacacggtggaagctccatgttgACGGAGCATCCAATCAAACGTTCGGAGGAGCTGGAATCATCCTCGAGAACTCGGCTGGTATAGCCTTCAAGCAATCCATCAAGTTTGAATTTCCAGTCTCCAACAACCAAGCCgagtatgaagccttgatagGGGGACTGATGCTAGCCAAAGAAATCGGAGCATCAAGATTGGAAGTCAAcagcgactcccaagtcgtcATTTCCCAAGTAAACGGTAGCTATCAGGCCAGGGATGCGCTGCTACAGAAATACttgaaaaaagtaaaagaactatGCAAAGGCTTCAAGGAAGTAACAATCCAGCATGTTCCTAGAGAAAGGAACACCCAAGCCGACCTCCTCTTCAAGCTCGCAAGCACTAAACCCGGCACGGGGAACAGATCTCTGATTCAAGGGCTGGCAACAGAACCTGCGATCGTCATGTGCGCAACCCAAGCTCCAAACCCGCCCTCGTGGTTAGACCCGATCTCCCGATATCTAGAGCACGCAGAAACACCTCCCAACCAAAAGGAGGCGGAATTTATCAAAAGGGAGGCCCCCAAGTACATGATCATACAGGGACAGCTGTACAAGCGAGGGCTCCACCAACCACTATTAAAATGCCTGCGCTCCGACCAGACAGACTACGTCCTGAGGGAGGTACACGAGGGGTGTTGTGGTCACCATATCGGGGGAAGATCTCTAGCAAGAAAAATCATCAGGGCAGGATACTACTGGCCCACCATGATGTCAGATGCTCAGGAATTCGTAAAGAAATGTAAAaaatgccaacttccacaaagcGCCTCCAGAGGAACTCAATCTAATGTTGGCCCCCCGACCTTTCGCCTagtggggagtcgacctcctggGCCCATTTCCCCAGGACCCGGGCAGGTGAAGTACTTAATAGTAGCAATAGATTATTTCACCAAGTGGGTAGAAGCAGAACCACTAGCCAGCATATCCGCAACGAACTGCCAAAAGTTCATGTGGAAACAAGTGGTCACAAGATTCGGGATACCGGAAGCCGTCATATCGGACAACGGGacccagttcaccgacaagaa GACCACCCCCCAGTCATCCACCGGGGAAACCCTTTTCCGACTCACGTACGGGGTCGACGCTGTCATCCCAGTCGAGATCGGAGAACCGAGTCCAAGGCTGCTCCTCGGTGGGGGCAGCGAGGCCGTTGAAAAAGACCTAGCCGACGAGACGAGGCAAATGGCGCACCTGGCGGAAGCAGCTATCAAGCAAAGAGTGGCCCTCGGATACAATGGCAAAGTACTGAAAAGAAACCTGGAAGAAGGCGACCTGGTCCTACGACGAAACAACATAGGCCCATCGACACCAGGAGAAGGcaagctagccgcaaattgggAAGGACCTTACAGTATAAAAGAAGTCCTCGGCAAAGGGAGCTACAAGCTAGAAAGGTTGAACGGGAACGAAGTACCGACAACATGGAACATGGCGAACCTCAGAAGGTTCTACTCGTAA